In Mytilus edulis chromosome 7, xbMytEdul2.2, whole genome shotgun sequence, a single genomic region encodes these proteins:
- the LOC139482147 gene encoding uncharacterized protein has product MASSFDHCGICSSRHVSKPSVVWCPHCDEGLCQDCIEHHSLSKATRNHKTVPFDEYHKLPSFIANINLHCDEHNEKYQLFCKEHNEVLCRKCAISAKHVECKEMFPVEDVIQNAKTSVTFTEIESSFQEMKENLKLILEDRQTNISSLFGSKQKIESLISAIRRQINQHLDEIQDHFIVELNKAVEKSTHQIQTFIASLKNNQRETDECIEDVESIKNHATDMQTYIGTRLLENKLNQIENDMQSWINGGSLAHTVVSYEIDTVLNNIKNEITTFGKPVVGVQSCKLPIRRTKESQAQLMKVKAEPKTIDHITLTLKTKIKTSASNVSGCCILHCGRLVISNYDPSFLLLLTPDGILEKKITNIMPKIFDVSCVGKETIAVASASDKNISIVSLESGKTIKRIQTIFPCLGLTYTNGSLIVSPNNGQLQEISLGDNKTNTICSSISSNYVASLGNKLFFGKGEETDTIICQNRNGEMLWTFTNKTALRKHRCIAVDEFGNVFVAGNKSNSVVAISSDGKEHKILLSKTDLVLKPWAIDYNIKLKSLLVANERNGQVLVYNVNYA; this is encoded by the coding sequence ATGGCTTCCTCTTTTGATCATTGTGGTATTTGTAGTTCAAGACACGTTTCTAAGCCATCCGTGGTTTGGTGCCCACACTGTGATGAAGGACTATGCCAAGACTGTATAGAACACCACAGCTTGTCAAAGGCAACAAGAAACCACAAGACTGTTCCTTTTGACGAATACCATAAATTGCCATCATTTATCGCGAACATCAATCTGCACTGCGATGAACACAACGAGAAGTACCAATTGTTTTGCAAGGAGCACAATGaagttttatgtagaaaatgcgcTATTTCTGCGAAACATGTAGAATGTAAAGAAATGTTCCCAGTTGAAGATGTCATTCAAAATGCTAAAACATCTGTAACCTTTACCGAAATCGAGTCCTCATTCcaagaaatgaaagaaaatctTAAACTTATCCTTGAGGACAGACAAACGAATATATCTTCGCTGTTTGGTTCGAAACAGAAAATAGAGTCACTCATATCAGCCATTCGACGCCAGATAAATCAACACCTTGATGAAATACAAGACCATTTCATTGTTGAATTAAACAAAGCTGTGGAAAAATCGACCCATCAAATACAAACTTTCATTGCATCACTGAAGAATAACCAAAGAGAAACAGACGAGTGTATAGAAGATGTAGAAAgcataaaaaatcatgcaaccGATATGCAAACATATATAGGAACAAGGcttttagaaaataaactgaatcaaatagaaaatgacatgcaGTCTTGGATAAATGGTGGTAGTTTGGCTCACACTGTAGTTTCGTACGAGATAGACACTgtattaaataacattaaaaacgAAATAACTACGTTCGGAAAACCTGTTGTAGGCGTGCAATCATGTAAACTGCCAATACGAAGGACGAAAGAGAGCCAGGCTCAGTTGATGAAAGTAAAGGCGGAGCCTAAAACAATTGATCATATCACATTGACcttaaaaacgaaaataaaaacatCAGCGTCAAATGTGTCAGGTTGCTGTATTTTGCATTGCGGTAGACTTGTGATTTCAAACTATGACCCCTCGTTTTTGTTGTTATTAACACCTGATGggatacttgaaaaaaaaataactaacatAATGCCCAAAATTTTTGATGTTTCTTGTGTCGGTAAAGAAACTATTGCAGTAGCATCAGCTTCTGATAAAAACATTTCAATAGTTAGTCTTGAATCAGGGAAAACAATAAAAAGGATCCAAACAATCTTTCCCTGTCTAGGCTTGACTTACACAAATGGCAGTTTAATAGTTTCCCCAAATAATGGACAGTTGCAGGAAATCAGCTTAGGGGATAACAAGACAAATACCATTTGTAGTTCTATTTCCTCAAATTATGTCGCCTCTCTGGGAAATAAACTGTTCTTTGGAAAAGGCGAAGAAACAGATACCATCATCTGTCAAAACAGGAACGGTGAGATGCTGTGGACATTTACAAACAAAACGGCTTTACGAAAACACAGGTGTATCGCAGTAGATGAATTCGGAAATGTGTTCGTCGCTGGGAACAAATCAAATAGCGTCGTTGCAATATCTTCTGATGGCAAAGAACACAAAATACTCCTTTCAAAAACAGACTTGGTTTTAAAACCATGGGCAATCGACTACAACATCAAATTGAAATCTTTGCTTGTGGCAAACGAACGAAATGGTCAAGTACTTGTATACAATGTTAACTATGCTTAA